The sequence below is a genomic window from Thalassobaculum sp. OXR-137.
CTGGTCGGTCTGAAAATGCCACGCGCCCTGGAAGCCCTCGATCAGGTCGTGCGCCGCCTCGAGCACGGGGAGATCGGTGCTCTGGAGGCCATCGACATGCTGCTCGCCGAGGAACTGACCCTGCGCGAGAACAGCCGCATCAAGACGGCCCTGCGCATGGGCCGACTGGCGACCATCAAGACGCTCTCAGGGTTCGACTTCTCCTTCCAGCCGTCGCTCGACCGCGATCGTATCCTCACCCTCGCACAACTCGGCTTTATCGGTCGCTGCGAGGTCGTCCACTTCCTCGGCCCGCCCGGCACCGGCAAGAGCCATCTGGCCATCGCCCTCGGCGTCGAGGCGGTGAAGGCAGGGCGCAGTGTCTACTTTTGCACACTCGCCGACCTGCTCGGGCAACTCGCCCGCGCCGAGCGCGAGGGACGGCTGACGGAACGCATACGCTTCTTCTGTCGACCGGCTCTGCTGATCGTTGACGAGATCGGCTACCTGCCCGTCGTTCCTG
It includes:
- the istB gene encoding IS21-like element helper ATPase IstB, translated to MSAPGDLTPSTLERIRHDLVGLKMPRALEALDQVVRRLEHGEIGALEAIDMLLAEELTLRENSRIKTALRMGRLATIKTLSGFDFSFQPSLDRDRILTLAQLGFIGRCEVVHFLGPPGTGKSHLAIALGVEAVKAGRSVYFCTLADLLGQLARAEREGRLTERIRFFCRPALLIVDEIGYLPVVPGGGNLFFQLVNARYERGAMVLTSNRGFAEWGEVFGDPVVATALLDRLLHHALVIQIEGSSYRLRQHADLMPEHVRSKATITPPTPAPLRRPRGRPPKNDHITATT